The Candidatus Abyssobacteria bacterium SURF_5 genomic sequence TACAGATTCTTCAGAAGCTCTTCGAAGGTATCGCCCTGAGTTGCGCAGCCGGGTATGGACGGCACTTCAGCCCAGTACCCGCCTTCTTCAGCTTCATGAACGACAATTTTTATTTTCATGATCCTTCCTTTTATTTGCCCAAGGTCGCCGCGTAAATCAAGCTTAACGTAAAGTTTTGTTTTCTGTCAATATATGGGCGTATTACGTGCAGGGAAGAGGTTCT encodes the following:
- a CDS encoding type II toxin-antitoxin system HicB family antitoxin, which produces MKIKIVVHEAEEGGYWAEVPSIPGCATQGDTFEELLKNLYEAVEGCLSVDLEEPKTTGKDRIIEIAV